CTCCACGATCTGCCGAGCAGTCTCTGCCGGGCCAGGCGGCTCATGTTGGACACGTCCGTGTAATGCACCGGGAAGCCGAAGACCCTGCGGGGACACGGCGGGGCTCAGCCAGGAGCGGATGGAGGGCGAGGGGCGTTGGTGGCCTCCGGCGAGGTCCCATGCGCGGCGGCGACTTGGCACGTGAAGCTGTGCCACCGAGCATCCAGCCGAGCAGCCCGAGCGCCGCGAGGACCGTGCGGtcagcagctgcccccagccccgcgtcTCCCCATCACGGTCCCCAtccagcccccccggccccagtACCTCTCCATCTCCGTGCACCACAGGATGTCCTCCTTCTCGTTCATGAAGACGGGGAAATGCTGGTCTTTGCCCTGCTTGATGGAGTTGGAGCGAGTGGTGATAGTTCGCACCTTGCTGAACTGCAAGAGGCACAGGCTCGTCATGCTGCCGGCACCGGGGGCGCACCGCGGGCAGGTGGAGCCGGAGCGCTCCCCGCGGAGACGCTGCTGAACCCCGGGTGGGCAATGCCACCGCTgcccccccacacccctcccTGCAACCCAGGGGGTCCTGGCAGGGCGAGGACCCCCCCACGTACCCCCCCGGGGCTGACCTTGGCTATCCTGCCGTGCTCCAGGCACTCCTGGAGTTCCAGCTTATCGTTGACTGTGGATGCCAGCGGcctggagggagagagggggTCGGCGTGGGGTGGCAGCGCCgcatccccgtgtccccacgcGGTGGCTCCCCAAGAGGGGTTTGGCggggggggtggctgcagccatCTGGGGGCTGTTCAGAGGGGGCAATGAGATGCAGAGGATACACGTGCTGGAATAGATGCTGGGggccagccccgtgctgccTCACGAGCAGAGGGAGCAGCTCTGGGATTTTGGggcatgctgctgctcctgcacagcGAGCAGGGAACGGCCGCACCGCTGCCCACGGGGACGGTGCCAGGAAGGCTGCAACCGTGGAGCCACGGCCGTGCAACTGCGGAGCCGTGGCCACACCGGGGCCAGGCCCAGGCCCTTTGGGGAGCCCCCACCGCACCGGGCAAGCACGCAGACGGGGCGCTCTCACCAACCTGTTCATACCGGGAAGGTTTCCCCAGAAGTACCGCGCCCTGTGTGCCGCAGACACTTCTTTGGCATCGATCATGACGGGGTTGGACTGCCAGAGCGAGGAGAggccgggggtcaccgggggcTCTGCGGGGCCCCAGGGTGCCCCTGCAGGCCGGGTCCCGAGGGGACAGCGGCGGTGACATGGGGAGGTGCCTGCCACGCTCCCGCCCCGGCACTCACCTCGAGGAAGCGCGAGATGTCCCTTTTGTCGCTCACCCCCATGGCCACCACATTCTCGAAGAGCCAGAAGAAGGGCCGGTCGTCGCCCTCCTTGGGCCGGGCTTCGTGCAGGAGGCGGTAAAACTCGAAGAAGAGGCGCCCGGTGCCCTCTgggcaggagagagagagggatggTGTCAGGGGGGCAGCCAGTGCTGGTGGTTTTGCAGCGGCAGCAGCGAGGGGACACCCACCGTACAGCCCCTTCCTGGCCGGGTTGACGATGGAGAGGTCGTTGCAGGGGCTGCCCCCTATTACCAGGTCGAACGGGCCCCACTCCTGTATCTGCAAGGGAAAATACACGGCGGGGTGAGCCAGGGGACCGCGTCCACCTGCTCCGGGCACGGCACAGCGGTGCCAGGGGAAGCCCCGGGACATGGGGGCTGTCACGGCGCGATGGGATGGAGCGGCCATGCCGGTGAGCCCCGGTGGAAGGGATGCTGCCAGCTCCCCGGTGTGCGGGGAGGGACGGGACAAGGGACCACGGGGCACAGGTCCTGTGTCAGAGGGGACAGGGATGAGTGGTGGGATGCGAGGCCAGCGGGATGGGTTGCCCCCATCCCCGGGGAGACCCGCAGGGAGGGGAAGCCGCGGGGGGGCAGCCGGCAGGACGTACGTGTTTCTGGGTGACATTTCGGACGTCCCCGACGTACATGATCTTGCCCTGGTGCCTCACCATGCCCACGGTGATGGAGTCCTCGCACACCTCGGAGGCAATGTAGCGGTCCACCTGGATGCCCAGGTCCTTCAGCACCAGTAGGCCTGCGGGCAGTGGGGCCAGGGTCAGCGGGGCGTAGGTGAGGGGTCTCATCCCACctccctgtcccatcccatcccatcccatccccgcagcactgctcagcacatGCCAACCCTTGATTCTCCACGACCTCCGTGGGGCGGGACCTGTTGAGGGGCTGCCAGGACAGGGACCCCCGGATCCCCCACCCACCTGTGGCGATGCCGTCGAAGAGCGAGAGCACGCGGATGGGCTTCCTCTTCTCGGCTGGGACAGGCGGGTAAACCTTTGGTGGGTCCTGAAAGCAACGGGGGGAGCGTGAAGCCGGGGAGCGGGGGTCCCGCGGCAGGACAGGGGTGGGGCGGTGGGCACTCACAAACTCCTGGTCGTGGTTGTTGGCGAAGAACATCTGCAGGCGGGAGGGCCAGTCCTCCCGCCGCCGCAGCAGCCCGTAGATGCCCTTGTGGCCGCACATGTAGCAGTTCCAGGGGTCCTCCTTGATGGCCGCCTGCGCCGCCCCCGGGCCCACCAGCAGGTCCACGCACTCCACGCAGAAgcacctgggggggggcaggagcgGGGCGTGCATCAGCCacgggctgggggcagggggacggggccccgggacccccggcaCCATCCCCAGCAGGAtgctggtggggacagggacaccgcTGGTAGCCACGGTGTGCCAGGGGTGTGCGCACACGTCGGTGTGCCGTATCGGTGACAGTCCCCCCTGCGTGGTCCCGCGCCCCACGGGACTAatggcagccccctccccttGGACTTTGGGGGACACCgggggacccccagcccctcgccgggacctgctgcactgcccagccccacgggaCCCCCGGCCTCCCGCGGCACCGACCTGCAGCAGTTGTTGTTGCCGCACATGAGCACCTCGCGGCCACCGCAGCAGATGGTGCAGTAGGACTGGTAGCCGTCGTCGTCGTACTGGTACGCGCACTCCAAGAAGCAGTTCTGGGGGGAGCGAGGGTGTCAGCGTGGTGTGCCCCCCCCCAAGCCCTGTGCTGGGCCACAGGGGGGGCGCGGGGACAGGGcgctttggggaggggggaccCCCGCTGCCCCGTACCTTGCAGTTTTGGCACATCCCCCCGATGAACAGAGGGTGCTCCAGGGTGACGTTGAGGCTCCCGCAGGAGATGCAGATATCTGGAGGTCATGGGGGGGGCAGGTGACTCTGGGGGGTCTGTGCCCCCCCAGTACCCCCAGAGCCAGATGGGGTCGCCCTGCTTCTCACCCCTGCCTATGCCGGAGACGCCAGACCCTGGTGGCGTCCCCCAAGGACCCCCACCTCCATGGGCTGGGGGCTGTTTGTGGCCCCCCTTGGCTTGCAAGGCTGAGGGTCGCAGCCCCCCTGCAGCTTTCtcctgcccccccagcccctctgcctccACCGCCGGGGGGTGCAggctgtgccccagccccaggctgtaCACCGCGCTCACCTTCGATGTTCCTGCATTTCTGCCGGACCTCGTAGACGAGTCGCTCTGGGGAGGAAAGAGGTGCTCAGGGTGGGGGTGCACGGGGGGGAGCCCCTCTGTGCCTTGGGGGGTCCTGCCCCAGCCCGGACCCCTGCCCGCAGCACCAAACGGGGCAAAGGGACCTGGTCCCAAGGACACAGCGCGGTGCTCGCCCCCCATGCCATGGGGAAGGGGGTACCGGGGGGGGCCGCAGTACCTCGGGTGCGCTCGTCAATGATCTCCTTGACCTTGGGCTTCTCCGTTGTGCTTTTCCTGGGCTTTTTGGCGGGCGGGGGCGGTGCGTAGGCGGCGGCTTCGGGCTCTACCCACATCTCCGTGTACACTTCTTTGTAGGGGTTGCGCTCCTCTGCGGGAAGCGGGGGCCGTGAGCAGGGACCTCGTGGTGTGGGGACGTAGCACCCCGGCTCTGCACGGCGTGTGGCTGTGCTGCCCCGGCCCTGTGCAGTGCCTGCCCCAGCTGGTGCCATTGCAGCGGTGCCCCAAAGGAGCCCCCACTGGAGGgaccccgggggctgcagccactGGTGCAGTTATAAATGCCACCACCACTCGTGGCTGAGGTTCCTCCTGGCCACGCAGATGCCACCAAGGCTGCCCGagtgtccccgtgtcccctggGGACACTGCTCCTGGTGTCCCCGCGCTCCCACTCTGCCTGGGGCCCCGCACCCGTCCCCGCTGCCGCTCACCCTCGGGGGGCTCCAGGCCCTTGGGGCCAGACGGCTGGAAGCCTCCCAGCGCCCACTCGATCATCTGCTTGTTCTGGATCTCCACCACCTTGGAGGTGTCCGTCTCGTCGTTCTCGGGGCACGCCGGGAAGatcttccctgctctgctgctcgcCACCTGCATTGTGAGCACCGGCATCACACCCTGCCCCCCACAGGGACCCCCCCAGCAGTCCTGCGCAGCCACGACCAGACGTACACAggcagaccccccccccctaAAACCATGACACCTTGCAGAGCTGCCTAGAGACCCCAGAGGGCCAGAACctcccccagtgccaccccagAGATGCTGATCCCCCAGATCCCCCAGCCCCGAGACCCCTGGCCAGGCCAAGCGACTCCCAGACACCCCCAACATCTTCCTAGGGAGCCCCCCCGGTGCTCGCCCACCCCTCGAGTGATGCCCCATGCTCCCTGGGATGCAGCTTTTGTGCCGTGGGGGCGTGGAGCAGAGCCAGATGCACCCCCTTGGACCCTGCTTGGAGCCCCCAGAAGGGGCCTTgctcagccccgctcccctTGGATCCCCCGGGAGCGCAGCAGCACACGTGCACCGAGCGCCCCGTCCCCAGCTGCGGCGCGGTGCCAcatccccgctgccccccgacGCTCACCTGCAGCACCTCGTAGATGGCTTTGCGGTACATGGGCTGCTTGTTGTAGGTGGCCTGGTGGAAGGCGCTGGAGAAGGAGCTGAGGGGCAGGAGCTTCTCCACGCAGACCTGCGGAGGAGATGGGGACGCGGCCGTCATGCGGGGGGGTCAATGGGGAGGCGCGCACGGAGCCGGGGGTGCCACTTACCACCGAGAACTTGCCGTCCCCGAACCACATCACCCAGCGGGTGCCCTCGGCCGCCCGGCTCCGTCCCGTCATCCACCAGGAGACGATGCGCCCCGGCCACCAGGAGAAGCCGCGCAGCTTGCCCCACACCAGCTCGCCGATGCCGAAGCCCCGGCCGTCCTGCGCCAGGAGAgaaaatggggagggggggcagcGTCAGGGGGGCTGCacccgggggctggggggcgagGAGGGAAGGGGTCTGCAGGGGGGGCACCGCGGGGCGCGCTCACCTCGTACTCGGGCTCGTCGTCGGCCGACTTGGACGTGTTCTTGTCGACAGCGTCGGCCACCACAGGCTCAGGCGTGGTGGCCACGTTGGGCGAGGCGGGGTCGGTGGGCTGCTGCGAGGCGGGGGGGctggcctcctcctccttctggGGCTCGGCCCGCGGCGTCTCCTCCACCACGTTCATCACGGCGATCACCTTCGCCTTCTTCTCCGCCTggcggggggagagggggcgTCAGGGTAGGGCAGGCCCCCCCCCTTCCACATCCCATCCCATCGcacccccatcccatccccggTCTATTGCATCCTGGTCGCATTCCATCAGATCTttgtcccatcccatccccactCCATCACATCCTCATCCCTCTGCATCCCcgtcccatccccatccctttcCTGTCCCCACCCCACGAGGCAGGCTCCCACCAGGCGCCCCCTTAGCAGGGGGCTCCATCGCAACAGCTTAGCATGAGTGGAGGCCCCCATCagtgccctgctgccccccaccATCATCCACTGTCCCAGCCCCgggctgtgtgctgctgggtgctccCCCTTgtccccgtgcctcagtttccccctgCAGTCCTGGGGGGGACAGCTGGAGGAGTGCTTGCAGAGCTTCggaggaaggagctggcagctgcccCTGAGCCAgagcctgctctgccccccaggggggctgcccctgccccagcctgagCGTCCCcaaagctgccagcagccccccagcccctgccccagttGATCCCCCTGACGGAGCCGTGGCCTTCCTGGGACTGGAGCTGGGAACGGGCTCAGGAGCCCACCAGTGACACCAGAAGGagggtgcccagcccctggAGCCCCGCGCCTCCAACCCATGCCCCCATCCCGGTCTCCATCCCACCCCCGTCCCACCCTGGCCCCCACCCCAAGATCCAGGGGGCTGAGCTCCACCCGTTcaggagggctgggagccccCCAGAGCCCGCCTGTCCCGGGACAGCCAGCACCCCTCGGGCACCCCctgtccccgctgtcccctgcCCGCCCCGGTGCGGGGACATCCCAGGGGCGAGCCATGCCCGAGCTGTGCGCCAGGCTCAGGTGTCACCAAGTTGGCCAAGCCGGGACGCACGGAGTTCAGCCGTGCCCGACCTGGCCGAGCCGTGCCaagccgtgccgagccgagccaaCTTTAGTTGCACCTAGCCAAGCCGTGCCAAACTCAGCCGAGATGGACCCAGCGGGGCCAAGCCACGGCAAGCTCAGACGGTCCGGTCCGAGATGGGCTGGGTTGGACCGGACCGGGCCAAGCCGTGCCAAACCGTGCCGTGCCAAACTGTCCCAGGTCGGGCTGATCCGGGCCGGGCCGATCCACGCCGCCCTCCGCGCCCGTCCCGCGCAGCCCACCTACCCATGCGGGCCAggcgccgcggcggggccgagccgtgccgaaccgagccgagccgggccgggccgggctgccGGGGGCACGGCCGGCGGTTCTTTGTCTGGGAACCCCGGGTCACATGGTCCCCGCCGGCCCGGCTGGTTGGCTGCGGGGGAGgggcggcacggcacggcacggcacggctcggggCACCCGGCacggcccgccccgcccccgccccgcacggcacggcacgggtCGGTACGGTCCGGCCCGGCTCGGTCCGACCGGCAAGGCTCGGCCCGGCTGTCTCACCATGGTCCGATCCCGTCCGGTcccgctcggctcggctcggctcggcacggctcggtcTCCTGTTCCCCCCCGGGCGcacggcccggctcggcccggcccggccccgctcggcgCCACCTTCTCTGCCCCGTTCCGTGACCGCTCCAGCGCCGCATCCCCGGTACGGACCGGGCGGCCGCGGGGAAACGCCGGGCTGTGCCGAGCCatgccgggccgtgccgggccgtgctgGGCTGTGCCGAGCCGGGCCGACCAGCATCAAAGGCTCTGCACAGGCCCCGGTCCCCAGCCAggctcggggctgcccccggccacccgagccgtgccgtgccgtgccgtgccagcCCCCCAGCGGGACCCCGCGGCCACTCACCGGCAGCGTCCCTCGGCCCCGCGGCGGCAGTCcccgctcggctcggctcggctcggctcggctcggcagCGGCCGGGGCAGACTCCCCGCCCCGGCGCCGCTCGGCGCTGCCTTTTGTcccggcggccgcggccccgcacCCGGCCCCTTTGTGTTGCAGAGCGGCGGGACAAAGGGGGGAATGGCCCTGGCCCCCGGGCAtgggctgccccgggggggtCGGCCTGGCACGGCAGGAAtccggcggggggcgggggcggcaCCCCCCGGCCCGgttcgccccccccccccccccccccgccacggCTGGGACCCCTCGGGGACCCCCTGGCCCGGTCCGTGCGCCGGCACGGCTCCTGGAGCACCGGCCTGGCCCGGGCCGCACCGCCCCGGCACGTGTCCCCGAGTGTCCCCGGGGAGCCCGGGGGTCCCCAAACATGACCCCTCGAGCTGCACCCCAAAGCAGCTCCAGGCACCCCAGAGCGCGTCCCCCTGGAGCGGGGTGTCCTGTGGGGTCACAACTCCCCGGCAGTCCCGTGGGGTCACAGCCCCCCCGGCTGTCCCGTGGGGTCCCGGCTGTCCCGCGGGGTCGCAGCCCCCGGCTGTCCCGTGGGGTTGCAGCTCCCCAACGGTCTCATGGGGTCGCAGCCCCCGGCTGTCCCGTGGGGTCCCGGCTGTCCCGTGGGGTCACAGCCCCCCGGCTCCGCACCATGCTCTCGCCTCCATCCTCCTGcctgggtgtccccagccctggcacggCCCCAGCACCGTGGCCAGGACACCCCGAGGCCGTGCCAGCGCCCAGCCCCCCCGCAGCACCGCAGTGCAGAGCCCCCACTGCCACGCACCCACGGACCCGCGCCAGGGGTGGGAGGTGGCGGCGTGGCCCCCGCGTGCTCCGGGGGCCTCCGGCTGCGCTGCGGGCACCGCTCGGCACCGGCTCTGCCCCGGCACCGCTCCATGTCCCGGGGGCTGAGCTTTTAACGGGCCCCGAGCAAAAACCCGCGCAGAGATGGCGATGGCACCGGGCCCTGCTGGCGTCCCCCTGCCCAAGGTCCCCCAGGAGGGAccctggcagcacccagcccgctgccccccccgctgtgccccccagctgcagcccagggccGTGCTCAGGGCCCCTTTGTGTTGCAGATGGAGGGGACAAAGGGGGAATGGCCGTGGCCCCGGGCACGGGACAATGTggggggatggggtgggggatGGCAGCAGAGCCCCCATGCctcgtccccatccccatcccctctgcctggctcctgctACCCCCACCCCGCCCAGGGGACTGGGGGGTGagggtcccccatgggcagtGCCCCCTGCCCAGGGTAGGGACGTGCAGAGCACCTCGAACACCATCGACACAGCCGCACCCCAAAACCAGCCAAGCGGCCCAGGGCACCCCGTCCCCTCCGTGCAGGAGGAACCAGGGGACCTCACTGCCCTGGGGACCTGGAACAAGGCCCCTGCTCAGCCCGCACCGCAGCTTCCCCCAGCCGCACGTCCCAGCCCCACGCAAGGTGCCACGCGCCCAGGGAGAGCCTGCACGGAGCCACCAAAGAGGTTCGAGGTGGCAGGGGCCTGGCTCCCCGTCCCCTCAGGGCTGCGTGGGTTCAGGTTCACCCCGCAGAATCACCCCAGTGCTCCCCAAACCCGAGCAGAGACAGCCTCGGCACAGATCCTCGCGCCCGGCAGGGCAGGCACCAGCCTCGCACACAAACCGGCCCGGTGCCGGTGCTCACCAGCGAGCTGCCACGTGCCGTGGCCAAGGGCACGCGCCTGGTGCAGGGGGGGCAGctgcggcggggaggggggcagcagTGCCGTGACCCCCCCGGGACGTGGGCcttgtccctgctgccagcaggggcTTGGATGTGCAGACCATGAGGTCCCCAATGGCACAGGGACCCCCATGGCACAGAGACCCCATGGCACAGGGACCCCATGGCACAGGGATCCCCATGGCACAGGGACCCCCATGGCACAGGGACACCATGGCACAGGGACCCCATGGCACAGGGATCCCATGGCACAGGGACCCCATGGCACAGGGACCCCATGGCACAGGGACACCATGGCACAGAGACCCCATGGCACAGGGATCCCATGGCACAGGGACCCCATGGCACAGGGACCCCCATGGCACAGGGACCCCATGGCACAGGGACCCCATGGCACAGAGACCCCATGGCACAGGGACACCATGGCACAGAGACCCCCATGGCACAGGGACACCATGGCACAGGGACACCATGGCACAGGGACCCCATGGCACAGGGACACCATGGCACAGGGACCCCATGGCACAGAGACCCCATGGCACAGGGACCCCCATGGCACAGAGACCCCATGGCACAGGGACACCATGGCACAGGGACACCATGGCACAGAGACCCCATGGCACAGAGACCCCATGGCACAGGGACCCCCATGGCACAGGGATCCCCATGGCACAGGGACCCCATGGCACAGGGACCCCCATGGCACAGAGACCCCATGGCACAGGGACCCCATGGCACAGGGATCCCCATGGCACAGGGACACCATGGCACAGGGACACCATGGCACAGAGACCCCATGGCACAGAGACCCCATGGCACAGGGACCCCCATGGCATGGGGACCCTCCCTCAGGAACGACAGCCAGGAAATCCCAACAGCACTCGAGCAACCACGGCACACAGATGCTGTAGCACCAGGGGGGTACAGACCGGTGACTGTGGCCCAGCTGGGGCCACATCCATGACGTGCCCAGGGactgggggcagccgggggggcaCGGCCTGCTGGGCACCAGGGGTTTGGGCAGGAGTGGCACACTGTGCCCTGggcactgcagaaaacagcaagaagatCGCCTAAGCCTGCCCGGCCGGGGCTGAGAGGGGGCAGGGCATGCTCGGAGCATTTTGGAGCAGGGCGAGCTgtgggcagggagagctggggtgcgaggggctgcagggaca
The Cygnus olor isolate bCygOlo1 chromosome 3, bCygOlo1.pri.v2, whole genome shotgun sequence genome window above contains:
- the DNMT3A gene encoding DNA (cytosine-5)-methyltransferase 3A isoform X6, which gives rise to MVESSDTPKDIAAVPKCPPPCPEASPAEPLPNGDLEADGAQWKGAEEGSTSPKGGRPEEDETESLPDGETGRALENGRCTPKEGLDAPADEGELAPSDPQKKRGRRKLLEAAEKSKEEKEENNFDTLKMEGSRGRLRGGLGWESSLRQRPMQRHTFQAGDPYYISKRKRDEWLARWKREAEKKAKVIAVMNVVEETPRAEPQKEEEASPPASQQPTDPASPNVATTPEPVVADAVDKNTSKSADDEPEYEDGRGFGIGELVWGKLRGFSWWPGRIVSWWMTGRSRAAEGTRWVMWFGDGKFSVVCVEKLLPLSSFSSAFHQATYNKQPMYRKAIYEVLQVASSRAGKIFPACPENDETDTSKVVEIQNKQMIEWALGGFQPSGPKGLEPPEEERNPYKEVYTEMWVEPEAAAYAPPPPAKKPRKSTTEKPKVKEIIDERTRERLVYEVRQKCRNIEDICISCGSLNVTLEHPLFIGGMCQNCKNCFLECAYQYDDDGYQSYCTICCGGREVLMCGNNNCCRCFCVECVDLLVGPGAAQAAIKEDPWNCYMCGHKGIYGLLRRREDWPSRLQMFFANNHDQEFDPPKVYPPVPAEKRKPIRVLSLFDGIATGLLVLKDLGIQVDRYIASEVCEDSITVGMVRHQGKIMYVGDVRNVTQKHIQEWGPFDLVIGGSPCNDLSIVNPARKGLYGGCPLAAAAAKPPALAAPLTPSLSLSCPEGTGRLFFEFYRLLHEARPKEGDDRPFFWLFENVVAMGVSDKRDISRFLESNPVMIDAKEVSAAHRARYFWGNLPGMNRPLASTVNDKLELQECLEHGRIAKFSKVRTITTRSNSIKQGKDQHFPVFMNEKEDILWCTEMERVFGFPVHYTDVSNMSRLARQRLLGRSWSVPVIRHLFAPLKEYFACV
- the DNMT3A gene encoding DNA (cytosine-5)-methyltransferase 3A isoform X4; protein product: MPSSGALDASSPVPDREALDTHKVESSDTPKDIAAVPKCPPPCPEASPAEPLPNGDLEADGAQWKGAEEGSTSPKGGRPEEDETESLPDGETGRALENGRCTPKEGLDAPADEGELAPSDPQKKRGRRKLLEAAEKSKEEKEENNFDTLKMEGSRGRLRGGLGWESSLRQRPMQRHTFQAGDPYYISKRKRDEWLARWKREAEKKAKVIAVMNVVEETPRAEPQKEEEASPPASQQPTDPASPNVATTPEPVVADAVDKNTSKSADDEPEYEDGRGFGIGELVWGKLRGFSWWPGRIVSWWMTGRSRAAEGTRWVMWFGDGKFSVVCVEKLLPLSSFSSAFHQATYNKQPMYRKAIYEVLQVASSRAGKIFPACPENDETDTSKVVEIQNKQMIEWALGGFQPSGPKGLEPPEEERNPYKEVYTEMWVEPEAAAYAPPPPAKKPRKSTTEKPKVKEIIDERTRERLVYEVRQKCRNIEDICISCGSLNVTLEHPLFIGGMCQNCKNCFLECAYQYDDDGYQSYCTICCGGREVLMCGNNNCCRCFCVECVDLLVGPGAAQAAIKEDPWNCYMCGHKGIYGLLRRREDWPSRLQMFFANNHDQEFDPPKVYPPVPAEKRKPIRVLSLFDGIATGLLVLKDLGIQVDRYIASEVCEDSITVGMVRHQGKIMYVGDVRNVTQKHIQEWGPFDLVIGGSPCNDLSIVNPARKGLYGGCPLAAAAAKPPALAAPLTPSLSLSCPEGTGRLFFEFYRLLHEARPKEGDDRPFFWLFENVVAMGVSDKRDISRFLESNPVMIDAKEVSAAHRARYFWGNLPGMNRPLASTVNDKLELQECLEHGRIAKFSKVRTITTRSNSIKQGKDQHFPVFMNEKEDILWCTEMERVFGFPVHYTDVSNMSRLARQRLLGRSWSVPVIRHLFAPLKEYFACV
- the DNMT3A gene encoding DNA (cytosine-5)-methyltransferase 3A isoform X8; protein product: MPSSGALDASSPVPDREALDTHKVESSDTPKDIAAVPKCPPPCPEASPAEPLPNGDLEADGAQWKGAEEGSTSPKGGRPEEDETESLPDGETGRALENGRCTPKEGLDAPADEGELAPSDPQKKRGRRKLLEAAEKSKEEKEENNFDTLKMEGSRGRLRGGLGWESSLRQRPMQRHTFQAGDPYYISKRKRDEWLARWKREAEKKAKVIAVMNVVEETPRAEPQKEEEASPPASQQPTDPASPNVATTPEPVVADAVDKNTSKSADDEPEYEDGRGFGIGELVWGKLRGFSWWPGRIVSWWMTGRSRAAEGTRWVMWFGDGKFSVVCVEKLLPLSSFSSAFHQATYNKQPMYRKAIYEVLQVASSRAGKIFPACPENDETDTSKVVEIQNKQMIEWALGGFQPSGPKGLEPPEEERNPYKEVYTEMWVEPEAAAYAPPPPAKKPRKSTTEKPKVKEIIDERTRERLVYEVRQKCRNIEDICISCGSLNVTLEHPLFIGGMCQNCKNCFLECAYQYDDDGYQSYCTICCGGREVLMCGNNNCCRCFCVECVDLLVGPGAAQAAIKEDPWNCYMCGHKGIYGLLRRREDWPSRLQMFFANNHDQEFDPPKVYPPVPAEKRKPIRVLSLFDGIATGLLVLKDLGIQVDRYIASEVCEDSITVGMVRHQGKIMYVGDVRNVTQKHIQEWGPFDLVIGGSPCNDLSIVNPARKGLYEGTGRLFFEFYRLLHEARPKEGDDRPFFWLFENVVAMGVSDKRDISRFLESNPVMIDAKEVSAAHRARYFWGNLPGMNRPLASTVNDKLELQECLEHGRIAKFSKVRTITTRSNSIKQGKDQHFPVFMNEKEDILWCTEMERVFGFPVHYTDVSNMSRLARQRLLGRSWSVPVIRHLFAPLKEYFACV
- the DNMT3A gene encoding DNA (cytosine-5)-methyltransferase 3A isoform X2 encodes the protein MPSSGALDASSPVPDREALDTHKGEEEPEENQSKEEKQDPGTPMRKAGRPGRKRKHAQVESSDTPKDIAAVPKCPPPCPEASPAEPLPNGDLEADGAQWKGAEEGSTSPKGGRPEEDETESLPDGETGRALENGRCTPKEGLDAPADEGKEEKEENNFDTLKMEGSRGRLRGGLGWESSLRQRPMQRHTFQAGDPYYISKRKRDEWLARWKREAEKKAKVIAVMNVVEETPRAEPQKEEEASPPASQQPTDPASPNVATTPEPVVADAVDKNTSKSADDEPEYEDGRGFGIGELVWGKLRGFSWWPGRIVSWWMTGRSRAAEGTRWVMWFGDGKFSVVCVEKLLPLSSFSSAFHQATYNKQPMYRKAIYEVLQVASSRAGKIFPACPENDETDTSKVVEIQNKQMIEWALGGFQPSGPKGLEPPEEERNPYKEVYTEMWVEPEAAAYAPPPPAKKPRKSTTEKPKVKEIIDERTRERLVYEVRQKCRNIEDICISCGSLNVTLEHPLFIGGMCQNCKNCFLECAYQYDDDGYQSYCTICCGGREVLMCGNNNCCRCFCVECVDLLVGPGAAQAAIKEDPWNCYMCGHKGIYGLLRRREDWPSRLQMFFANNHDQEFDPPKVYPPVPAEKRKPIRVLSLFDGIATGLLVLKDLGIQVDRYIASEVCEDSITVGMVRHQGKIMYVGDVRNVTQKHIQEWGPFDLVIGGSPCNDLSIVNPARKGLYGGCPLAAAAAKPPALAAPLTPSLSLSCPEGTGRLFFEFYRLLHEARPKEGDDRPFFWLFENVVAMGVSDKRDISRFLESNPVMIDAKEVSAAHRARYFWGNLPGMNRPLASTVNDKLELQECLEHGRIAKFSKVRTITTRSNSIKQGKDQHFPVFMNEKEDILWCTEMERVFGFPVHYTDVSNMSRLARQRLLGRSWSVPVIRHLFAPLKEYFACV
- the DNMT3A gene encoding DNA (cytosine-5)-methyltransferase 3A isoform X9 — encoded protein: MVESSDTPKDIAAVPKCPPPCPEASPAEPLPNGDLEADGAQWKGAEEGSTSPKGGRPEEDETESLPDGETGRALENGRCTPKEGLDAPADEGELAPSDPQKKRGRRKLLEAAEKSKEEKEENNFDTLKMEGSRGRLRGGLGWESSLRQRPMQRHTFQAGDPYYISKRKRDEWLARWKREAEKKAKVIAVMNVVEETPRAEPQKEEEASPPASQQPTDPASPNVATTPEPVVADAVDKNTSKSADDEPEYEDGRGFGIGELVWGKLRGFSWWPGRIVSWWMTGRSRAAEGTRWVMWFGDGKFSVVCVEKLLPLSSFSSAFHQATYNKQPMYRKAIYEVLQVASSRAGKIFPACPENDETDTSKVVEIQNKQMIEWALGGFQPSGPKGLEPPEEERNPYKEVYTEMWVEPEAAAYAPPPPAKKPRKSTTEKPKVKEIIDERTRERLVYEVRQKCRNIEDICISCGSLNVTLEHPLFIGGMCQNCKNCFLECAYQYDDDGYQSYCTICCGGREVLMCGNNNCCRCFCVECVDLLVGPGAAQAAIKEDPWNCYMCGHKGIYGLLRRREDWPSRLQMFFANNHDQEFDPPKVYPPVPAEKRKPIRVLSLFDGIATGLLVLKDLGIQVDRYIASEVCEDSITVGMVRHQGKIMYVGDVRNVTQKHIQEWGPFDLVIGGSPCNDLSIVNPARKGLYEGTGRLFFEFYRLLHEARPKEGDDRPFFWLFENVVAMGVSDKRDISRFLESNPVMIDAKEVSAAHRARYFWGNLPGMNRPLASTVNDKLELQECLEHGRIAKFSKVRTITTRSNSIKQGKDQHFPVFMNEKEDILWCTEMERVFGFPVHYTDVSNMSRLARQRLLGRSWSVPVIRHLFAPLKEYFACV